A genomic stretch from Acetobacter ascendens includes:
- the bamA gene encoding outer membrane protein assembly factor BamA — MGFRTKSDPDGRKQILTGKRSALFVSVCVLPFVMVDGRQASAASTEGTNAAAPAAVVAPSRAIHARTPRLSESTSSVAPTGGYIEDIRVSGNTRIETNTVLSYMVARVGDPFSQDDLDRSLKTLYATGLFKDVTLRRDGNILLVRLKENPIVNRIVFEGNHAAKDEDLRKVLALRPRAVFSAETTADDRQRILEVYAQKARFAAVVTPQIIKLAHNRVDVVFQINEGPQTLISKIAFVGNKAYSESSLAGVVSSKETAWYHFLSSSDEYNPERIKYDAELLRRFYLRNGFVDFQIKDVKGELSPDRKSFYVTFTMDEGVRYRLGKVDIRSSLRHVPAKSLRKYVELFPHQWYDGKAVQDNATDMEEILQAEGHPFAQVRPTIARNPEKRIVNLLFDVSEGPRHYVERIDVNGNTITQDNVVRRQLPFAEGDPYTTSYKKYAKEAVQDLGFFKSVDVSTAQGSAPDRTNVAVNVVEKPTGEFSLGGGYSTDVGVIGNVGLKQHNLLGTGVDAGFSGTVSQWQKQADISITNPAFMGRNLVAGADIFFVENNYQTYQNYSEGRYGITLRMGYSYNRYLSQSWNYSLIRRWVGDTWDQSSYYVLDQKGKSLLSQLSTTLMYDTRDNRMAPHSGYYVSVGGDFAGIGGDEKYVRGKVNGAYYVPLDDITNSHSWTFMVRGGAGYMADWGNGRHDIIDNFYLGGNNLRGFLDGGAGPRSVGILNHSSEDLLGGRFMYNASAQLNFPIPFLSDMGIGGRAFVDTGSVAGLRVKRLYTSKANDGSYYTPVSGDTLRPRVSAGAGFSWKSPFGLLNIDLGVPVMRSHNDRTQLLRFGFGQQF, encoded by the coding sequence ATGGGCTTTCGTACGAAAAGCGACCCGGATGGAAGGAAGCAGATCTTGACGGGTAAGCGTTCAGCCCTGTTCGTTTCTGTCTGTGTGCTACCTTTTGTGATGGTGGATGGCAGACAGGCATCCGCCGCATCAACAGAAGGTACAAATGCTGCCGCACCAGCGGCAGTGGTGGCGCCCTCCCGCGCGATACATGCGCGTACGCCGCGCCTTTCCGAATCCACATCATCTGTTGCGCCTACGGGCGGATATATTGAAGATATCCGGGTATCGGGTAACACCCGTATCGAAACCAACACCGTATTGTCCTACATGGTTGCACGTGTGGGGGACCCGTTCAGCCAGGATGATCTGGACCGTTCGCTTAAGACCCTTTACGCCACCGGGCTATTTAAGGATGTGACGCTGCGCCGTGATGGCAACATCCTGCTGGTGCGCCTGAAGGAAAACCCCATCGTCAACCGTATCGTGTTCGAGGGGAACCACGCGGCCAAGGATGAAGACCTGCGTAAGGTGCTGGCTCTGCGCCCGCGTGCGGTGTTCTCGGCCGAAACCACGGCGGATGACCGCCAGCGTATTCTGGAAGTGTATGCCCAGAAGGCTCGCTTTGCTGCGGTGGTGACGCCCCAGATTATCAAGCTGGCCCATAACCGTGTGGATGTGGTTTTCCAGATTAACGAAGGGCCGCAGACACTCATCAGCAAGATCGCGTTTGTGGGCAACAAGGCTTACAGCGAATCCAGTCTGGCGGGTGTTGTTTCCTCCAAGGAAACAGCTTGGTACCACTTCCTGTCCTCATCCGATGAGTACAACCCCGAACGCATTAAATACGATGCGGAATTGCTGCGCCGGTTTTACCTGCGCAACGGGTTTGTGGATTTTCAGATCAAGGACGTAAAAGGCGAGCTCTCGCCGGATCGGAAGTCCTTCTACGTCACCTTCACCATGGATGAAGGTGTGCGCTACCGTTTGGGCAAGGTGGATATCCGCTCCAGCCTGCGCCATGTGCCAGCTAAATCTCTGCGTAAGTATGTCGAGCTGTTCCCGCACCAGTGGTACGATGGTAAGGCCGTGCAGGATAACGCCACGGATATGGAGGAAATCCTTCAGGCCGAAGGGCATCCGTTCGCGCAGGTACGTCCTACCATTGCCCGTAATCCAGAAAAGCGGATTGTAAACCTGCTGTTTGATGTGAGCGAAGGCCCACGCCATTACGTTGAGCGTATTGACGTCAACGGCAACACTATCACGCAGGATAATGTGGTGCGCCGCCAGTTGCCGTTTGCTGAGGGTGACCCCTACACAACCAGCTACAAGAAATACGCCAAGGAAGCAGTGCAGGATCTGGGCTTCTTTAAAAGCGTGGATGTTTCCACGGCCCAAGGCTCTGCGCCTGATCGCACCAACGTTGCAGTTAACGTGGTGGAAAAACCCACAGGGGAGTTCTCGCTTGGTGGCGGTTACTCAACCGACGTGGGCGTGATCGGTAACGTCGGGCTGAAGCAGCATAACCTGCTGGGCACCGGGGTTGATGCCGGGTTCTCGGGCACGGTTTCGCAGTGGCAGAAACAGGCAGATATCTCTATCACCAACCCTGCATTCATGGGGCGCAACCTTGTTGCCGGTGCGGATATCTTCTTTGTTGAAAACAATTACCAGACCTATCAGAACTATTCTGAAGGACGTTACGGTATTACTCTGCGCATGGGGTATTCATACAACCGCTATCTGTCCCAGTCCTGGAACTATAGCCTGATCCGCCGTTGGGTGGGTGATACGTGGGATCAGTCCTCCTACTACGTGCTGGATCAGAAGGGTAAGTCTCTGCTCTCACAGCTTAGCACCACCCTTATGTATGATACGCGTGATAACCGCATGGCACCGCATAGTGGGTACTATGTGTCTGTTGGTGGTGACTTTGCCGGTATTGGCGGCGATGAAAAATACGTCCGCGGTAAGGTTAACGGCGCGTACTATGTGCCGTTGGATGATATTACCAACAGCCATAGCTGGACGTTTATGGTGCGCGGTGGTGCCGGGTACATGGCCGACTGGGGCAATGGCCGCCACGATATTATCGATAACTTCTATCTGGGTGGTAACAACCTGCGCGGCTTCTTGGATGGTGGTGCCGGGCCGCGTAGTGTGGGTATCCTGAACCATTCATCTGAAGATCTGTTGGGTGGGCGCTTTATGTATAACGCTTCCGCCCAGCTTAACTTCCCTATTCCGTTCCTGTCTGACATGGGTATTGGCGGGCGTGCGTTTGTGGATACAGGGAGTGTCGCTGGTTTGCGTGTGAAGCGCCTTTATACAAGCAAGGCGAATGATGGCAGCTATTACACGCCTGTCAGCGGTGATACATTGCGCCCACGTGTAAGTGCTGGTGCTGGTTTTTCATGGAAAAGTCCGTTTGGTCTGCTGAACATCGATCTGGGTGTGCCCGTTATGCGGAGCCATAATGACCGCACGCAGCTCCTTCGCTTTGGCTTCGGCCAGCAATTCTGA
- the rseP gene encoding RIP metalloprotease RseP: protein MMIHDYLRTLLSFVFVLGVLVSFHELGHYLAAKWRGVHVEVFSLGFGPALFRWRDKSGTEWRICPIPLGGYVRPHGFEDPEDATPEQKAAWIKGRTFHDKSVFSRAIVILAGPIFNFILAFALFALLFATTGQPHVRDQIATVMPNGAAAVAGVQQGDVIQRIGSHDVTGVEDIQASISTQAGAQTTLTVKRGEQSVTLPITIGKAPDSTPQKPHGQLGIIFATEVGKPLPFPQAVVAGVKATWNASVQTLDGVWQILTGQHTAKDLGGPLKIAQLSGQVAQYGFASLLSFMALLSVNLGLINLFPVPLLDGGRLVFYAIEAIRGRPVSKRVQEISFQVGFALLAGLFLFSTFNDLSGFGLFRWIASLVG, encoded by the coding sequence ATGATGATACACGATTACCTGCGTACACTGCTTTCCTTCGTTTTCGTGCTGGGTGTGTTGGTGAGCTTTCACGAACTTGGCCACTATCTGGCGGCCAAGTGGCGCGGCGTGCATGTTGAGGTGTTTTCGCTCGGGTTTGGCCCGGCCCTGTTCCGCTGGCGCGATAAATCCGGCACGGAATGGCGTATCTGCCCCATTCCCTTGGGCGGTTACGTACGCCCCCACGGGTTTGAAGACCCCGAAGACGCCACGCCAGAGCAAAAAGCTGCGTGGATTAAAGGCCGCACCTTTCACGATAAATCGGTTTTTTCCCGCGCTATTGTTATTCTGGCGGGGCCGATTTTTAACTTCATTCTGGCCTTTGCGCTGTTTGCGCTGTTGTTTGCCACAACGGGCCAGCCGCATGTGCGCGATCAGATTGCAACCGTTATGCCAAATGGCGCGGCGGCTGTGGCTGGCGTGCAACAGGGCGATGTCATTCAGCGTATCGGCAGCCATGACGTAACGGGTGTGGAGGATATTCAGGCCTCCATTTCCACGCAGGCTGGCGCACAAACCACGCTCACCGTCAAACGCGGTGAACAGAGCGTGACGTTGCCTATCACCATCGGCAAGGCCCCGGATTCGACTCCTCAAAAGCCGCACGGCCAGCTTGGCATTATTTTTGCCACGGAAGTGGGTAAACCATTGCCATTTCCGCAGGCTGTGGTGGCGGGCGTAAAAGCAACATGGAACGCTAGCGTGCAAACGCTGGATGGCGTGTGGCAGATTCTAACCGGGCAGCATACAGCCAAAGATTTGGGCGGTCCGCTCAAGATTGCGCAACTTTCCGGGCAGGTGGCGCAGTATGGGTTTGCCAGCCTGTTGTCCTTTATGGCGCTGCTTTCTGTTAACCTTGGGCTGATTAATCTCTTCCCCGTGCCGCTTCTTGATGGTGGACGTCTGGTTTTTTATGCCATAGAGGCAATAAGAGGCCGCCCGGTTTCCAAGCGGGTGCAAGAGATCAGTTTTCAGGTTGGTTTTGCATTGCTTGCAGGCCTGTTCCTGTTCTCCACGTTCAATGACCTTTCAGGTTTTGGCCTGTTCAGGTGGATTGCTTCGCTTGTAGGATGA
- the lpxD gene encoding UDP-3-O-(3-hydroxymyristoyl)glucosamine N-acyltransferase, translating into MAEGTTFSGPADPRFFTRAGPFDAAALAETAGAELVLPKAGTLPAEGFVGIAPLQAAGPRDVSFLDNRRYAPLLEQTKAGLVIVAPAFADKVPAGCAALVTGTPYLAWSRVARLFHPRVPARAGVHPSACIDPTASIDSTAEIGPFVVVGAKAEIGPGCIIGSHAVVGDGVQLAQDCRIGSHVTLSHAVLGERVIILPGSRIGQDGFGFAVGPQGFETVPQLGRVVLENDVEIGANSTIDRGSVNDTVIGAGSRLDNLVQIGHNARLGRCCIVVSQAGISGSTVLEDYVTIAAQAGLIGHIRIGAKARIGAQCGVMSDIEGGADVIGSPAMPFREFFRNVAVLRKLAKKASGSTKTGSDKG; encoded by the coding sequence GTGGCTGAGGGTACAACATTTTCCGGGCCGGCAGACCCACGCTTTTTCACTCGTGCGGGGCCGTTTGATGCGGCCGCGCTGGCTGAAACCGCAGGGGCGGAACTGGTGCTGCCTAAAGCAGGCACCCTGCCAGCAGAAGGCTTTGTGGGTATTGCGCCCTTACAGGCCGCAGGCCCGCGTGATGTCAGCTTTCTGGATAACCGCCGGTATGCTCCTTTGCTGGAGCAAACCAAGGCCGGGCTGGTTATTGTTGCGCCCGCTTTTGCAGATAAAGTGCCTGCAGGGTGTGCCGCATTGGTAACGGGTACGCCGTATCTGGCGTGGTCTCGCGTTGCGCGGTTGTTCCACCCACGGGTGCCAGCGCGTGCGGGCGTGCATCCTTCTGCATGTATTGATCCTACTGCCAGCATAGATTCCACGGCAGAAATTGGGCCGTTTGTGGTGGTTGGGGCTAAGGCGGAAATTGGGCCGGGCTGCATTATTGGTTCCCACGCAGTGGTGGGCGATGGTGTGCAGCTTGCGCAGGATTGCCGTATTGGCAGCCATGTTACGCTTTCTCATGCGGTGTTGGGTGAGCGGGTGATTATTCTGCCCGGTTCACGCATTGGGCAGGATGGATTTGGTTTTGCGGTTGGCCCGCAAGGGTTTGAAACCGTGCCTCAGCTTGGCCGCGTGGTGCTGGAAAACGATGTAGAAATTGGCGCCAACAGCACAATTGACCGTGGTTCGGTGAATGATACGGTTATTGGTGCAGGATCACGTCTCGACAATTTGGTGCAGATCGGCCACAACGCCCGTCTGGGGCGGTGTTGTATTGTGGTTTCACAGGCCGGGATATCTGGCTCCACCGTGCTGGAAGACTATGTAACTATTGCCGCGCAGGCTGGCCTTATCGGGCATATTCGCATTGGTGCAAAAGCGCGTATTGGCGCGCAATGTGGCGTAATGTCGGATATAGAAGGCGGCGCGGATGTAATTGGCAGCCCGGCTATGCCGTTCAGGGAGTTTTTCCGGAACGTAGCGGTATTGCGCAAGCTGGCAAAAAAGGCGTCTGGATCGACCAAGACCGGTTCGGACAAGGGATAA
- a CDS encoding OmpH family outer membrane protein, translated as MMRFSTRTALLGAVVLSFSSAFVPSAQAQNGGGWFVPKTQQPAAQAPAQHPAAARRAPAPVQLPAPPADSQEADQAPPVLPLPPIPSAPEVAKEAPPPTTVIGVISVGGVMRQSSAVMQVERTLGGRRDELAQDLQKEQAGWRDEQQKLQAQAKSLTSEQIQTRERSLQARVMKAQRDFRNRNRIIQEAAQVSLGQIERELVQVIQKVAAAHGMNLVLHSEQVALHVDGQDITNEVAVQLNKILPSVFIPEANVDPEELAKSGKMPTTADADQGPRTGPAPVVAPAAGQQ; from the coding sequence ATAATGCGTTTTTCCACCAGAACTGCCCTGCTGGGGGCTGTTGTCCTGTCTTTCTCTTCGGCTTTTGTGCCATCTGCACAGGCGCAGAATGGGGGCGGGTGGTTTGTGCCCAAAACCCAGCAGCCTGCCGCACAGGCTCCAGCGCAGCATCCGGCTGCGGCCCGTCGTGCCCCGGCTCCGGTGCAGTTGCCCGCACCGCCGGCTGATAGCCAAGAAGCAGATCAGGCTCCGCCCGTACTGCCGCTGCCGCCTATTCCGTCTGCGCCAGAAGTTGCCAAGGAAGCGCCGCCGCCCACAACAGTTATTGGTGTGATCAGCGTTGGCGGCGTTATGCGTCAGTCTTCTGCTGTTATGCAGGTTGAACGTACTCTGGGTGGCCGTCGTGATGAACTGGCGCAGGACCTCCAGAAGGAACAGGCTGGCTGGCGTGATGAGCAGCAGAAGTTACAGGCGCAGGCCAAATCTCTGACATCCGAACAGATTCAGACGCGTGAACGCAGCCTTCAGGCCCGCGTGATGAAAGCCCAGCGCGATTTCCGTAACCGTAACCGCATCATTCAGGAAGCGGCGCAGGTTTCTCTGGGGCAGATCGAACGTGAACTGGTGCAGGTTATCCAGAAAGTGGCTGCAGCCCATGGCATGAACCTTGTTCTGCACAGCGAACAGGTGGCCCTGCATGTTGATGGGCAGGATATCACTAACGAAGTGGCCGTGCAGTTGAACAAGATTCTGCCATCCGTGTTCATTCCGGAAGCCAATGTTGACCCTGAAGAGCTGGCCAAATCTGGCAAGATGCCCACAACGGCAGATGCAGATCAGGGCCCACGCACAGGTCCGGCTCCAGTAGTGGCACCGGCAGCCGGGCAGCAGTAA
- the dxr gene encoding 1-deoxy-D-xylulose-5-phosphate reductoisomerase has translation MRTVTVLGSTGSIGCSTVDLLEQARDQFRVRALVGGKNAAKLAEQARSLKAELAVLADEGAFEELKTLLAGSGTKVACGRQAVIDAAALPADWTMAAITGAAGLEPTLAAVKNGKSIALANKEALVCAGDVMLRAVKEAGATLLPVDSEHNAVFQAMADRQIDQVEKIILTASGGPFRTSTLEEMRVVTRAQALKHPTWSMGAKISIDSASMFNKGLEVIEAARIFNLPEDKIDVLVHPQSVVHGMVQYTDGSLIAQMGSADMRIPIAHTLTWPKRMATTSPRLDLAAFGKLEFYAPDEVRFPALRLAREALRKGGAASAILSAANEIAVDAFLHEQIGFLDISRIVEEVMVALGAPSADTLDAVLHWDAEARRAAQRLIPAHAA, from the coding sequence AGCAGGCGCGAGACCAGTTTCGGGTGCGGGCGCTTGTGGGGGGCAAAAACGCTGCCAAACTGGCAGAGCAGGCCCGTAGCCTAAAGGCAGAACTGGCCGTTCTGGCTGATGAAGGCGCGTTTGAAGAGCTAAAAACCCTGCTGGCAGGCAGCGGCACGAAAGTTGCCTGTGGCCGTCAGGCGGTTATTGATGCCGCAGCCCTTCCGGCAGATTGGACAATGGCCGCCATTACTGGTGCTGCGGGGCTGGAGCCTACGCTGGCAGCGGTAAAGAACGGAAAAAGCATTGCGCTGGCCAACAAGGAAGCCTTGGTATGCGCAGGTGATGTAATGCTGCGTGCCGTAAAGGAAGCAGGTGCCACACTGCTGCCGGTGGATTCTGAGCACAACGCTGTTTTTCAGGCTATGGCCGACCGGCAGATTGATCAGGTTGAAAAAATTATTCTTACCGCATCGGGTGGACCGTTCCGCACCTCTACGCTGGAAGAAATGCGTGTGGTCACCCGTGCGCAGGCGCTTAAGCACCCAACGTGGAGCATGGGGGCTAAAATCAGCATCGATTCTGCCAGCATGTTCAATAAGGGGCTGGAAGTTATTGAGGCTGCCCGTATCTTTAATCTGCCAGAAGATAAGATTGATGTGCTGGTGCACCCGCAATCTGTTGTGCATGGCATGGTGCAGTACACAGATGGCAGCCTGATTGCCCAGATGGGTTCTGCCGATATGCGTATCCCCATTGCACACACGCTCACATGGCCCAAGCGTATGGCCACCACGTCTCCGCGTCTGGATCTGGCGGCTTTTGGTAAGCTGGAATTCTATGCACCGGATGAAGTGCGCTTTCCCGCACTGCGCCTTGCGCGTGAGGCGCTGCGCAAGGGGGGGGCGGCTTCTGCTATCCTTTCCGCTGCCAATGAAATTGCGGTTGATGCCTTCTTGCATGAACAGATCGGCTTTTTGGATATTTCCCGCATTGTGGAAGAGGTGATGGTAGCCCTTGGCGCACCGTCAGCAGATACGCTGGATGCCGTGCTGCATTGGGATGCCGAGGCACGCCGTGCCGCACAGCGCCTGATTCCCGCCCACGCGGCTTGA
- the lpxA gene encoding acyl-ACP--UDP-N-acetylglucosamine O-acyltransferase: protein MHAAEEARSTVVHPTALVALGARLGQGVVIGPWCSVGPDVTIEDGVELISHVVVDGHTRLGAGSRYFPFCTVGMAPQDLKYKGEPTRCEIGADTVVREHVTIHRGTATGSGLTKVGQNVLIMANAHVAHDCVLGDRVIIVNNVVMGGHVTIEDDARIMGSAAIHQFVRIGHAALVGGVAGVEADVIPYGSVLGNRARLIGLHWIWLRRNGVQSDEIHRMRKAFLTLYPKNGCAEDPFSVRLERVRAEFGDNPRVREILDFIDAPSRRGLVRPARQDLERAETEGA from the coding sequence GTGCACGCTGCAGAGGAAGCCAGATCAACCGTTGTCCACCCAACGGCTCTTGTTGCTCTCGGTGCGCGGCTTGGGCAGGGGGTGGTTATCGGCCCTTGGTGTTCTGTCGGGCCAGATGTCACGATTGAAGACGGGGTTGAGCTGATCTCTCATGTGGTGGTCGATGGCCACACGCGCTTGGGGGCGGGTTCACGCTATTTTCCGTTTTGCACCGTGGGCATGGCCCCGCAGGATCTAAAGTATAAAGGTGAGCCAACCCGGTGCGAGATCGGGGCAGACACAGTGGTGCGTGAACACGTTACCATCCATCGTGGCACGGCCACGGGTTCTGGCCTTACCAAGGTGGGCCAGAATGTGCTGATCATGGCCAACGCCCATGTGGCGCATGATTGCGTGCTGGGTGACCGCGTTATTATCGTGAATAACGTGGTGATGGGCGGCCATGTTACCATTGAGGATGATGCCCGTATTATGGGCTCTGCTGCCATTCATCAATTTGTCCGCATCGGGCATGCGGCCCTTGTAGGCGGTGTGGCTGGGGTGGAGGCCGATGTTATCCCTTACGGCAGTGTGCTGGGCAACCGTGCGCGGCTGATTGGCCTGCATTGGATCTGGCTGCGCCGGAATGGCGTGCAGTCTGATGAAATCCATCGGATGCGTAAGGCATTTCTCACGCTGTACCCTAAAAATGGCTGTGCGGAAGATCCTTTCTCTGTGCGTCTGGAACGTGTGCGTGCAGAATTTGGTGATAACCCACGTGTGCGCGAAATTCTGGACTTTATAGATGCTCCGAGCCGGCGCGGCCTTGTGCGTCCCGCACGGCAAGATTTGGAGCGCGCAGAAACCGAGGGCGCGTGA
- the fabZ gene encoding 3-hydroxyacyl-ACP dehydratase FabZ encodes MQAIPHRYPFLLIDRMEDIVQGEEATGIKNVSVNEPFFQGHFPARPVMPGVLLVEAMAQTAATLVVLTLGKDFEGKLVYFMTIEGAKFRRPVEPGDQVRIHVAKERHRSNVWKFRGEARVEGTVVAEATFSAMIMG; translated from the coding sequence ATGCAGGCGATTCCGCACAGATATCCTTTTCTTCTGATCGACCGGATGGAAGATATCGTCCAGGGAGAAGAGGCAACAGGTATCAAGAATGTTTCGGTCAATGAACCATTCTTTCAAGGGCACTTTCCTGCACGCCCTGTTATGCCGGGTGTGTTGCTGGTTGAAGCTATGGCGCAAACCGCCGCAACTTTGGTTGTGCTGACACTGGGCAAGGATTTTGAGGGCAAGCTGGTCTATTTCATGACTATTGAAGGTGCAAAGTTCCGCCGCCCGGTAGAGCCGGGGGATCAGGTGCGCATTCATGTTGCCAAGGAACGCCACCGCTCCAATGTGTGGAAATTTCGCGGTGAAGCCCGCGTAGAAGGCACTGTGGTGGCGGAAGCCACATTCAGCGCCATGATTATGGGCTGA